From the genome of Bosea sp. Tri-49, one region includes:
- the catB gene encoding type B chloramphenicol O-acetyltransferase, translating to MTNFFEGPFKGIPLTEQVRHPNIVTGRYSYYSGYYHGHSFDDCARFLLPHENADRLIIGSFCSIGSGAAFIMAGNQGHRNDWVSTFPFHYVPDEPHFGGARDGYLPAGDTVVGNDVWIGSEAIVMPGVTLGHGAVIGTRALVTRDVEPYAIVGGNPAKLIRKRFDEARIALLLELAWWDWSEAQLREAMPLLTSGDIEALHTYWSDSVRPALQA from the coding sequence ATGACCAATTTTTTCGAGGGCCCTTTCAAGGGCATTCCGCTCACCGAGCAGGTGCGCCATCCCAATATCGTCACCGGGCGCTACAGCTATTATTCCGGCTACTATCACGGCCACAGCTTCGACGACTGCGCCCGCTTCCTGCTGCCGCATGAGAACGCCGATCGGCTGATCATCGGCAGCTTCTGCTCGATCGGCTCCGGTGCCGCCTTCATCATGGCTGGTAACCAGGGCCATCGGAACGACTGGGTCAGCACCTTCCCGTTCCACTACGTTCCGGATGAGCCGCACTTTGGTGGCGCGCGCGACGGCTATCTGCCGGCCGGCGACACGGTTGTTGGCAACGATGTCTGGATCGGGTCGGAAGCCATCGTCATGCCCGGCGTCACGCTCGGCCATGGCGCGGTGATCGGGACGCGGGCGCTCGTCACGCGCGATGTCGAGCCCTATGCCATCGTCGGCGGCAACCCGGCGAAGTTGATCCGCAAGCGCTTCGACGAGGCGCGGATCGCCTTGCTACTGGAACTGGCCTGGTGGGACTGGAGCGAGGCGCAATTGCGCGAGGCAATGCCGCTCCTGACCAGCGGCGATATCGAAGCGCTCCACACCTACTGGAGCGACAGCGTCCGGCCGGCCCTGCAGGCCTGA
- a CDS encoding HAD family hydrolase, whose translation MLPETPAKALIFDMDGTIVDNMRYHDDAWEAWYRKYGLPFERATFSARTAGMAISDIIGPHFPGADAAELDRLAEEKEGLYRETYGPLVAPLGGLVDLLDRARSHAVPMAVGTAAAPPNIALILDTLSLRERFATIVSPSQGFPGKPHPDMFLAAAERMGVAPADCIVFEDAPNGVEAARRAGMRAVAVLTMLPAEAFTIFDNVIASVSDYAALNGNPALAFA comes from the coding sequence ATGCTGCCTGAGACGCCGGCCAAGGCCCTGATCTTCGACATGGACGGCACCATCGTCGACAATATGCGCTACCATGACGATGCCTGGGAGGCCTGGTACCGCAAATACGGCCTGCCTTTCGAGCGCGCGACCTTCTCGGCACGCACCGCCGGCATGGCGATCTCCGACATCATCGGCCCGCATTTCCCCGGCGCCGACGCGGCCGAGCTCGACCGACTCGCCGAGGAGAAGGAAGGGCTCTACCGCGAGACCTACGGCCCGCTTGTCGCGCCGCTGGGCGGCCTCGTCGACCTGCTCGACCGGGCCCGCAGCCATGCCGTGCCGATGGCGGTCGGCACCGCCGCGGCGCCCCCGAACATCGCGCTGATCCTCGACACGCTCTCCCTGCGCGAGCGCTTCGCCACCATCGTTTCGCCGAGCCAGGGTTTTCCCGGCAAGCCGCATCCCGACATGTTCCTGGCCGCCGCCGAGCGCATGGGCGTCGCGCCGGCCGACTGCATCGTCTTCGAGGATGCGCCGAACGGCGTCGAGGCGGCTCGCCGCGCCGGCATGCGCGCTGTCGCGGTGCTGACCATGCTGCCGGCCGAGGCCTTCACCATCTTCGACAATGTCATCGCCAGCGTGAGCGACTATGCCGCTCTGAACGGCAACCCGGCGCTTGCGTTCGCCTGA
- the rimM gene encoding ribosome maturation factor RimM (Essential for efficient processing of 16S rRNA) has product MSDELVLLGIIGAPHGVRGEVRIKTFTADPMALAEYGPLVDEKGRRFEIADARPAKEVVVARLKGVTSREGAELLNGVKLHIERSRLPAPEDEDEFLQADLVGCSVIGPDGAILGTVSAVANYGAGDLIDIETPDGRSVLMPFTKAYAPRIDIAAKRIEALPPAGLFEDDDAA; this is encoded by the coding sequence ATGAGCGACGAACTCGTTCTGCTCGGCATCATCGGCGCGCCGCATGGCGTGCGCGGTGAGGTCCGGATCAAGACCTTCACAGCTGATCCGATGGCACTGGCCGAATACGGCCCGCTCGTCGACGAGAAGGGCCGCCGCTTCGAGATCGCCGACGCCCGTCCCGCCAAGGAAGTGGTCGTCGCCCGGCTCAAGGGCGTGACCAGCCGCGAGGGGGCCGAGCTCCTCAACGGCGTGAAGCTCCATATCGAGCGCTCGCGCCTGCCGGCGCCCGAAGACGAGGACGAGTTCCTGCAGGCGGACCTCGTCGGCTGCAGCGTCATCGGGCCTGATGGAGCCATCCTCGGGACCGTCAGCGCCGTCGCCAACTACGGCGCAGGCGACCTTATCGACATCGAGACGCCGGATGGCCGGTCGGTGCTGATGCCCTTCACCAAGGCCTATGCGCCGCGCATCGACATCGCGGCCAAGCGCATCGAGGCCCTGCCTCCGGCCGGTTTGTTCGAGGATGACGATGCTGCCTGA